One part of the Nitrospira sp. genome encodes these proteins:
- a CDS encoding arginine decarboxylase, pyruvoyl-dependent — translation MVPTHMFLTRGVGVHKEKLAAFEQALRSAGVAYCNLVSVSSILPPNCKILPRKRGEKLLNPGEITFCVMARSETNERNRLISASIGLAIPTDRDTYGYLSEHHAYGETDEESGEYTEDLAAQMLATTQGIEFDPDVAWKEREQVFKMGGKIVRTLNITQSAVGRPNRWTCVIALAVFIPTENIPKSLRNKA, via the coding sequence ATGGTACCCACACACATGTTTTTGACGAGGGGCGTCGGAGTGCACAAGGAAAAGCTGGCTGCGTTCGAGCAGGCCTTGCGAAGCGCCGGCGTGGCCTATTGCAACCTCGTCAGCGTCTCGTCGATTCTCCCGCCCAATTGCAAAATCCTTCCACGGAAACGCGGGGAGAAATTGCTTAATCCCGGTGAAATCACGTTCTGCGTCATGGCTCGCTCGGAGACGAATGAACGCAACCGATTGATTTCCGCGTCCATCGGCCTGGCGATTCCGACCGACCGTGATACCTATGGCTATCTCTCCGAACACCACGCGTATGGGGAAACGGATGAGGAATCCGGTGAATACACGGAAGACTTGGCCGCGCAGATGCTCGCGACCACCCAGGGAATCGAGTTCGATCCTGATGTGGCGTGGAAAGAGCGTGAGCAAGTGTTCAAGATGGGCGGAAAAATCGTCCGAACCCTCAATATTACGCAATCTGCCGTCGGTCGGCCGAACCGGTGGACCTGCGTCATCGCCTTGGCAGTGTTTATCCCCACGGAGAACATTCCCAAGAGCCTTCGGAACAAGGCCTAG
- a CDS encoding aldehyde dehydrogenase family protein: protein MENGRPFLIGGRWSQSATAVPVHNPYTGETIAHVCQAGPAEAELAVQSSVEGAAAMRRLSGYARSTLLQNAAQALQARHEEFARTMTAESGKPVTDARREVGRAIQTFSIAAEEAKRIGGEVVPLDWSPGMETYWGVTRRFSIGPILGITPFNFPLNLVVHKVAPALAAGNSILIKPAPQTPLTSLLLGDLLLQAGAPAGGLNVLPCDNKVAEGLVADPRFKLLSFTGSAPVGWMLKAKCGKKKVVLELGGNAAVIIEPDADLEYAVQRCVTGGFTYAGQTCISVQRIFVHESVVAAFTERLVARVQALATGDPGDEATVVGPLIDTGAAQRIEGWIGEAVAQGARLLAGGSRTGPVVRPTVLSHVTPAMKVSCEEVFGPLVTITPYREFEAAVQAVNESEYGLQAGIFTNNIGRIFQAFEQLEVGGVLANEIPTFRADHMPYGGVKDSGIGREGLRYAIEDMTEPKLLVMNLRRP from the coding sequence TTGGAAAATGGACGTCCATTTCTAATCGGCGGTCGGTGGTCACAGTCCGCCACCGCTGTTCCTGTACACAATCCCTATACGGGCGAGACAATTGCCCATGTCTGTCAGGCTGGTCCGGCTGAAGCGGAGTTGGCCGTGCAGTCATCTGTCGAGGGCGCGGCGGCCATGCGCCGTTTGTCGGGGTACGCGCGATCGACCCTCCTGCAGAACGCAGCGCAGGCTCTTCAGGCGCGCCACGAGGAATTCGCCCGCACGATGACGGCGGAGTCCGGCAAACCCGTCACCGACGCGCGCCGGGAGGTCGGGCGCGCGATTCAGACCTTCTCCATCGCCGCGGAAGAAGCCAAACGTATTGGCGGCGAGGTGGTGCCGCTGGATTGGTCGCCCGGCATGGAGACCTACTGGGGAGTGACCAGACGGTTTTCCATCGGGCCCATCCTTGGTATTACCCCCTTCAATTTTCCGCTCAATCTCGTCGTGCACAAAGTGGCCCCTGCTTTGGCTGCGGGCAACTCCATTCTGATCAAGCCGGCACCTCAGACTCCGCTGACGTCCCTGTTGCTGGGCGATCTGCTGTTGCAGGCCGGCGCGCCGGCAGGGGGACTCAATGTGTTGCCCTGCGACAACAAGGTGGCGGAAGGGCTGGTCGCCGATCCTCGGTTCAAGTTGTTGAGCTTCACTGGAAGCGCGCCGGTCGGATGGATGTTGAAAGCGAAGTGTGGAAAAAAGAAGGTGGTGCTGGAGCTGGGCGGGAACGCCGCGGTCATCATCGAGCCTGACGCAGACTTGGAGTATGCGGTGCAGCGTTGTGTGACCGGCGGATTTACCTATGCCGGGCAAACCTGCATTTCCGTCCAACGCATTTTTGTGCATGAGTCGGTGGTCGCCGCGTTCACGGAGCGTCTGGTCGCCCGTGTCCAGGCGTTGGCCACCGGGGATCCAGGCGATGAGGCCACCGTGGTAGGGCCGCTGATCGACACGGGAGCCGCCCAGCGAATTGAGGGTTGGATTGGGGAGGCCGTCGCACAGGGCGCTCGTTTGTTGGCCGGAGGTTCGCGGACTGGCCCGGTTGTGCGTCCCACGGTCTTGTCTCACGTGACCCCGGCGATGAAGGTATCTTGCGAGGAAGTGTTTGGCCCACTTGTGACGATTACCCCGTACCGTGAGTTTGAGGCGGCGGTGCAGGCCGTCAATGAGTCGGAATACGGCCTACAGGCCGGAATTTTTACGAACAACATCGGGCGCATTTTCCAAGCCTTTGAGCAGTTGGAGGTGGGCGGCGTGCTGGCGAATGAGATTCCCACGTTCCGCGCGGACCACATGCCGTACGGCGGCGTCAAGGATTCCGGGATCGGCCGCGAAGGCCTCCGCTATGCGATCGAGGACATGACCGAACCCAAGCTGCTGGTCATGAATCTCCGCCGTCCGTAA
- the speB gene encoding agmatinase yields MALPSGWLGQADNFLGIDEPWCHPDQAGVYVLPAPYEHTSSYILGSDRGPSAIIEASQQVELYDETLREEPYRQWGGVATATTLNLGGLVDGQAVQAIQDFVQPHVGHGKFLVTLTGEHTGALGAIRAHARTYPGMCVVQIDAHGDLRQAYQDNPYSHASVMARVVQDGLPLVQVGIRSVSPEEIDLIDKTPTIKTFFAASIVDPSGPYEGRAARWIPDVLAACTGPVYLTFDCDGLDASLVPALGTPEPGGLGWYDTLALVTALAKGPGIVGMDISEIAPIEGFVAPQFSIARLIYRMLGRIRAGRRVH; encoded by the coding sequence ATGGCGCTCCCATCCGGCTGGCTTGGTCAAGCCGATAATTTTCTCGGAATCGACGAGCCCTGGTGCCATCCGGATCAGGCGGGCGTCTACGTACTTCCCGCTCCGTACGAGCACACGTCCAGCTACATCCTCGGGTCTGATCGTGGTCCCTCCGCCATCATTGAAGCATCCCAGCAGGTCGAGCTCTACGATGAAACCTTGCGCGAGGAACCCTATCGCCAATGGGGTGGAGTCGCGACGGCGACAACATTGAATCTCGGCGGGCTGGTCGACGGGCAAGCCGTGCAGGCCATTCAAGACTTCGTGCAGCCCCACGTCGGCCATGGCAAGTTTCTGGTCACGCTGACGGGGGAACATACCGGCGCGTTGGGTGCCATTCGCGCCCATGCTCGGACATATCCGGGCATGTGTGTCGTGCAAATCGATGCCCATGGCGACTTGCGGCAGGCCTACCAGGACAATCCCTACAGTCACGCCAGCGTCATGGCGCGCGTGGTGCAGGATGGTCTGCCGCTCGTGCAGGTTGGGATTCGATCGGTGAGCCCGGAAGAAATCGACCTCATTGACAAGACGCCTACGATCAAGACCTTTTTTGCGGCATCGATTGTAGACCCGTCTGGGCCGTATGAAGGTCGGGCGGCGCGTTGGATTCCCGACGTGCTGGCGGCTTGCACCGGGCCTGTCTATCTCACCTTCGACTGCGACGGCCTCGACGCCTCGCTCGTTCCGGCGCTGGGCACCCCGGAACCAGGCGGATTGGGTTGGTATGATACCCTGGCGCTGGTGACTGCCTTGGCGAAAGGACCGGGGATTGTCGGAATGGATATTAGCGAGATCGCTCCCATCGAGGGGTTCGTCGCCCCCCAATTCAGCATCGCCCGATTGATCTATCGTATGCTGGGCCGTATCCGTGCCGGCCGCCGCGTGCACTGA